The following proteins are co-located in the Bathymodiolus thermophilus thioautotrophic gill symbiont genome:
- the tuf gene encoding elongation factor Tu: MSKEKFERTKPHVNVGTIGHVDHGKTTLTAAITKVMAEINGGEFNDYADIDNAPEERERGITISTAHVEYESEARHYAHVDCPGHADYVKNMITGAAQMDGAIIVIAATDGPMAQTREHILLSKQVGVPYILVYMNKADMVDDEELVELVEMEIRELLTEYDFPGDDTPVIFGSALKALEGDTSDIGVPSIVKLVEALDSYIPTPKRDTDKPFIMPIEDVFSISGRGTVVTGRIEAGIVNVNDEIEIVGIRDTQTTTCTGVEMFRKLLDSGEAGDNVGVLLRGTKREDVERGQVLAKPGSIKPHSKFEAEVYILSKDEGGRHTPFFNNYRPQFYFRTTDVTGACQLPKDVEMVMPGDNVKMEVELLSPIAMEEGLRFAIREGGRTVGAGVVAKVTD; this comes from the coding sequence ATGTCAAAAGAAAAATTCGAAAGAACCAAACCCCATGTTAATGTAGGCACTATTGGTCATGTTGACCATGGTAAAACCACCCTAACAGCAGCCATCACTAAAGTTATGGCAGAAATCAATGGCGGTGAATTTAACGACTATGCAGATATTGATAATGCCCCTGAAGAAAGAGAGCGTGGTATTACCATTTCAACAGCGCATGTAGAATATGAATCAGAAGCTCGTCATTATGCCCATGTTGACTGCCCCGGACACGCCGACTATGTCAAGAATATGATTACTGGTGCCGCCCAAATGGATGGCGCTATTATCGTTATTGCAGCAACAGACGGCCCTATGGCACAAACTCGTGAGCATATCCTTTTGTCTAAGCAAGTAGGTGTTCCGTATATTCTTGTTTATATGAACAAAGCCGATATGGTTGATGACGAAGAATTGGTAGAATTGGTAGAAATGGAAATTCGTGAACTGTTGACCGAATATGATTTCCCAGGTGATGACACCCCCGTTATTTTTGGCTCTGCACTAAAAGCATTAGAAGGCGACACTTCAGACATTGGCGTTCCTTCTATCGTTAAATTGGTTGAAGCATTAGATTCATACATTCCAACACCTAAGCGTGATACAGACAAACCATTTATTATGCCAATTGAGGATGTATTCTCAATCTCTGGTCGTGGTACCGTGGTTACAGGTCGTATTGAAGCAGGTATTGTTAATGTTAATGATGAAATTGAAATCGTTGGCATTAGAGACACACAAACAACAACTTGTACAGGTGTTGAAATGTTCCGTAAATTATTAGATTCTGGTGAAGCAGGTGATAATGTTGGCGTTCTACTTCGTGGTACTAAACGCGAAGATGTAGAGCGTGGTCAAGTATTGGCCAAGCCAGGTTCAATCAAGCCGCATTCAAAGTTTGAAGCAGAAGTTTATATTTTAAGCAAAGATGAAGGCGGACGACACACACCATTCTTCAATAACTACCGTCCACAATTTTATTTCAGAACAACTGATGTTACTGGCGCTTGCCAATTACCAAAAGATGTAGAAATGGTTATGCCGGGTGACAATGTGAAGATGGAAGTAGAGTTATTATCACCAATCGCTATGGAAGAAGGCTTAAGATTTGCCATCAGAGAAGGCGGGCGTACCGTTGGTGCAGGTGTTGTTGCTAAGGTGACAGATTAA
- the fusA gene encoding elongation factor G, translating into MARNHPLSRYRNVGVMAHIDAGKTTTTERVLLYTGRTHKIGEVHDGGATMDWMEQEQERGITITSAATTCMWKGMDEQFEEHRINIIDTPGHVDFTIEVERSLKVLDGALALFCAVGGVEPQSETVWRQANKYNVPRIGFVNKMDRAGADFLRVCAQIKTRLGANPVPMQIAIGAEEDFKGVVDLITMKAIYWNEEDQGATYETKDIPEDLQDLAKEKREFMVESAAEANDELMEKYLEEGELSDDEIKEGIRSQCIGNHIIPMFCGSAFKNKGVQAALDAIIMYMPSPLDVDAIEGILDDKEETRAPRKADDSEPFAALAFKIATDPFVGNLTFFRVYSGVLKAGDFVYNSSKGKKERIGRMVQMHSNERDEIKEVRAGDIAAAIGLKDVTTGDTLCDMKEKIVLERMEFPEPVIALAVEPKTKADQEKMGIALGKLAAEDPSFRVSSDEESGQTIIAGMGELHLDIIVDRMKREFDVECNVGAPQVAYREAITTLVEHQHKFAKQSGGRGQYGHVYLRIEPQEPGAGYEFVDEIKGGVIPKEYVPAVNKGIQEQMENGVLAGFPLVDMKVTVYDGSYHDVDSNEMAFKIAASKCLAEGVRLANPQLLEPMMAVEIVTPEEYMGDVMGDLNRRRGLVGAMEDLPNGKQLKADVPLAEMFGYANDLRSATQGRASYSMEFSKYTAAPKNVADDVIEKLNK; encoded by the coding sequence ATGGCAAGAAATCACCCACTGAGTCGCTACCGTAATGTTGGCGTTATGGCGCATATTGATGCTGGTAAAACTACTACTACTGAGCGTGTACTTTTGTATACAGGTCGCACACACAAAATTGGTGAAGTGCATGATGGTGGCGCTACCATGGACTGGATGGAGCAAGAGCAAGAGCGTGGTATTACCATTACTTCTGCTGCAACCACTTGTATGTGGAAAGGTATGGATGAGCAGTTTGAAGAGCATCGCATCAATATTATTGATACTCCGGGACATGTTGATTTTACGATTGAAGTTGAGCGTTCTCTTAAAGTATTAGATGGTGCGCTAGCTTTGTTTTGTGCGGTTGGTGGTGTAGAGCCTCAATCTGAGACTGTGTGGCGTCAAGCAAATAAATACAATGTACCAAGAATTGGTTTTGTTAACAAAATGGATCGTGCTGGTGCAGATTTTTTGCGCGTTTGTGCGCAAATTAAAACCCGTTTAGGTGCAAATCCGGTACCAATGCAAATCGCTATTGGTGCAGAAGAAGACTTTAAAGGTGTGGTTGATTTAATTACCATGAAAGCCATTTATTGGAACGAAGAAGATCAAGGTGCCACCTACGAAACTAAAGACATTCCAGAAGATTTACAAGACTTAGCAAAAGAAAAGCGTGAATTTATGGTTGAGTCTGCAGCAGAAGCCAATGATGAGTTAATGGAAAAATACTTAGAAGAAGGCGAATTGTCAGATGATGAAATTAAAGAAGGCATTCGTTCTCAGTGTATTGGCAATCATATTATTCCAATGTTTTGTGGTTCAGCCTTTAAGAATAAAGGTGTGCAAGCAGCATTAGATGCAATAATTATGTATATGCCGTCACCGCTAGATGTGGATGCGATTGAAGGTATTCTTGATGATAAAGAGGAAACTCGTGCACCGCGTAAAGCCGATGACAGCGAACCATTCGCAGCATTAGCATTTAAAATTGCAACCGATCCATTTGTAGGAAATTTAACATTTTTCCGTGTGTATTCAGGCGTGTTAAAAGCAGGTGATTTTGTTTATAATTCATCTAAAGGCAAAAAAGAGCGTATTGGTCGTATGGTGCAAATGCACTCAAACGAACGAGATGAAATTAAAGAGGTTCGTGCTGGCGATATTGCAGCCGCCATTGGACTCAAAGATGTGACTACAGGTGATACCCTGTGTGACATGAAAGAGAAAATTGTCTTGGAAAGAATGGAATTTCCAGAGCCAGTAATTGCTTTGGCAGTTGAACCAAAAACCAAAGCAGACCAAGAAAAAATGGGTATTGCCTTAGGTAAACTTGCCGCTGAAGATCCTTCATTCCGTGTATCAAGTGACGAAGAGTCGGGTCAAACTATTATTGCAGGCATGGGCGAACTTCATTTGGATATTATTGTTGATCGTATGAAGCGTGAGTTTGATGTTGAGTGTAATGTCGGCGCACCACAAGTTGCTTATCGTGAAGCGATTACAACTTTGGTTGAGCATCAGCACAAATTTGCTAAACAATCAGGTGGTCGTGGTCAATATGGACATGTATATTTACGCATTGAGCCACAAGAGCCGGGTGCTGGCTATGAATTTGTTGATGAGATTAAAGGTGGCGTTATTCCTAAAGAATATGTTCCTGCGGTTAACAAAGGTATTCAAGAGCAAATGGAAAACGGTGTATTGGCTGGCTTCCCATTGGTTGATATGAAGGTTACTGTTTATGATGGTTCTTACCATGATGTAGACTCAAACGAAATGGCATTTAAGATTGCTGCTAGTAAGTGTTTAGCAGAAGGCGTTCGATTGGCAAATCCACAATTACTTGAGCCGATGATGGCTGTTGAGATTGTTACACCTGAAGAATATATGGGTGATGTGATGGGCGATCTAAATAGACGCCGTGGTTTGGTAGGTGCAATGGAAGATCTCCCGAATGGCAAGCAGTTAAAAGCAGATGTTCCATTGGCTGAAATGTTTGGTTATGCAAATGACCTTCGTTCCGCAACTCAAGGTCGCGCAAGTTACTCAATGGAGTTCTCAAAATATACCGCAGCACCAAAAAATGTTGCTGATGATGTCATCGAAAAATTAAATAAATAA
- the rpsG gene encoding 30S ribosomal protein S7, whose amino-acid sequence MRRRSAPKREILPDPKFGDLVLAKFVNILMLDGKKSVAEKIVYDALNTIEAKGNAEPIETFKQALENIGPQVEIKSRRVGGSTYQVPVEVRSERKIALAMRWIIEASRKRGEKGMKLRLAGEVLDAVQNRGTAFKKKEDTHRMAEANKAFAHFRW is encoded by the coding sequence ATGAGAAGAAGATCCGCACCAAAAAGAGAAATCCTACCAGACCCAAAGTTTGGCGATTTAGTATTGGCTAAGTTTGTTAACATCTTAATGTTAGATGGCAAAAAATCTGTAGCTGAGAAGATTGTTTATGATGCGTTAAATACAATTGAAGCCAAAGGTAATGCCGAGCCAATTGAGACTTTTAAGCAAGCACTAGAAAATATTGGACCACAAGTTGAGATTAAATCTCGTCGTGTTGGTGGCTCCACTTATCAAGTACCCGTTGAAGTTAGATCTGAGCGTAAAATTGCACTAGCAATGCGCTGGATTATTGAAGCATCACGCAAACGCGGTGAAAAAGGCATGAAGCTAAGGTTAGCAGGCGAAGTTTTGGACGCTGTCCAAAATCGTGGCACTGCATTTAAAAAGAAAGAAGACACACACAGAATGGCAGAGGCAAACAAAGCGTTTGCTCACTTCCGCTGGTAG
- the rpsL gene encoding 30S ribosomal protein S12: protein MSTVNQLVRKPRKKKVTKSGVPALDSCPQKRGVCTRVYTTTPKKPNSALRKVARVRLTNAAEVTTYIGGEGHNLQEHSVILIRGGRVKDLPGVRYHTVRGALDTVGVDGRMQGRSKYGTKKPKK, encoded by the coding sequence ATGTCAACAGTGAATCAATTAGTACGCAAACCGCGTAAAAAGAAGGTTACAAAGAGTGGTGTTCCAGCCTTAGACAGCTGCCCACAAAAGCGTGGTGTATGTACTCGTGTATATACAACAACACCTAAAAAGCCTAATTCAGCATTGCGTAAAGTTGCCCGTGTTAGATTAACCAATGCTGCTGAAGTAACGACTTATATTGGTGGCGAAGGTCATAACTTACAAGAACACTCGGTGATTTTAATTCGTGGTGGTCGTGTAAAGGATTTACCAGGTGTGCGTTACCATACTGTTCGTGGCGCATTAGATACGGTTGGTGTTGATGGCAGAATGCAAGGTCGCTCTAAATATGGCACCAAGAAACCAAAGAAATAA
- a CDS encoding low molecular weight protein-tyrosine-phosphatase produces the protein MSNEKIKILFVCMGNICRSPTAEGAFYSQMQKRGVQDLFEIDSAGTHAYHIGEQPDTRSQVVAHKHNVDLSVQRARQVHESDFYHYDYIFAMDVSNLTDLQDICPSEHQHKLSLMLDNIPKNNGKGVPDPYFEGRFDDVFEMLNRASRFLLDRLS, from the coding sequence ATGAGTAACGAAAAAATCAAAATCTTGTTTGTGTGTATGGGTAATATCTGCCGATCACCAACTGCTGAGGGCGCTTTTTATTCGCAAATGCAAAAGCGAGGCGTACAAGATTTATTTGAAATTGATTCCGCAGGAACGCATGCTTATCATATTGGCGAGCAACCCGATACTCGTTCTCAAGTTGTGGCACATAAGCACAATGTGGACTTGTCTGTGCAGCGTGCTAGGCAAGTACATGAGTCAGATTTTTATCATTATGATTATATTTTTGCGATGGATGTTAGTAATTTGACAGACTTGCAAGACATTTGCCCATCAGAACATCAGCACAAACTTTCTTTAATGCTTGATAATATTCCGAAAAATAACGGAAAAGGCGTGCCCGATCCATATTTTGAAGGGCGTTTTGATGATGTGTTTGAGATGTTAAATCGTGCCAGTCGTTTTTTATTAGACAGACTGAGCTGA
- a CDS encoding KpsF/GutQ family sugar-phosphate isomerase, which yields MPNTLLNFAKKVILTEAQAVSQLADRLDQSFIDACTLIQNCTGKVILIGMGKSGHIGNKIAATFASTGTPAFAVHPGEAGHGDLGMIEQNDVAICISYSGESDEIMTLVPVIKRLGVAIIAMTGNKNSAIGKISDVHLDVSVEKEACPHNLAPTSSTTVALAMGDALAVSLLNDKGFSPDDFARSHPSGALGRRLLTFVNNIMKTNDDIPIANADTKLLDALLIMSQKALGMVLITNENTLQGIFTDGDLRRVLETHSNIQDLTIGEVMTSNCKSILADKPAMAAVAIMDKFNLNSLPVVDKNNQVLGAINTHTLMQAKII from the coding sequence ATGCCAAACACATTATTAAACTTTGCTAAAAAGGTCATTCTCACTGAAGCACAAGCAGTTAGTCAATTGGCTGATAGGCTTGACCAAAGTTTTATAGATGCTTGCACACTCATTCAAAACTGCACAGGTAAAGTGATTTTAATTGGCATGGGTAAGTCGGGACATATTGGCAATAAGATTGCTGCCACTTTTGCCTCCACTGGCACCCCTGCGTTTGCCGTCCACCCTGGCGAGGCAGGGCATGGTGACTTAGGTATGATTGAACAAAACGATGTTGCTATTTGTATTTCTTACTCAGGCGAATCTGATGAAATTATGACACTGGTGCCAGTGATTAAACGCCTTGGTGTTGCTATTATTGCTATGACAGGCAATAAAAACTCTGCTATTGGAAAAATCAGCGATGTGCATCTTGATGTGAGTGTTGAAAAAGAAGCTTGTCCACATAATTTAGCCCCCACTTCTTCCACCACAGTAGCGCTTGCCATGGGCGATGCTTTGGCAGTGAGTTTGCTTAATGATAAAGGTTTTAGCCCCGATGATTTCGCCCGTTCGCATCCCAGTGGGGCACTCGGCAGACGCTTACTAACTTTTGTCAATAACATTATGAAAACCAATGACGATATTCCTATTGCCAACGCCGACACCAAACTGCTTGATGCTCTGCTGATAATGAGTCAAAAAGCCTTGGGCATGGTGCTAATTACCAATGAAAATACCCTACAAGGCATTTTCACCGATGGCGACCTACGCCGTGTATTGGAAACCCATTCTAATATTCAAGACTTAACTATTGGCGAGGTTATGACCTCAAATTGCAAATCTATTCTAGCCGACAAACCCGCTATGGCAGCAGTTGCAATAATGGATAAATTCAACCTAAATTCACTACCAGTCGTTGATAAAAACAATCAAGTTCTTGGTGCAATCAACACCCATACTTTAATGCAGGCAAAGATTATTTAA
- a CDS encoding HupE/UreJ family protein: MKFVFLLYLLAGVSVADVVKPALVEISIYADKKVSVVIDLSLEAAMTDIGTQYKNTTDAPSSAQYDTLRALAPEALQARFKAFESKFLSHILLTINKKPQHLKLVSTKIDIVGYKKRPRKTLLTYSTQLSEWPKTLSWQYNKSYGDSALRHQIYKKDEYNWSQWRWLRNGVSSGIIDINHPQPMTTVQTILQFINIGFNHVIPLGLDHILFIIGMALSSLLWQRLLLLVSTFTLAHTLTLGLAMLGIIEISGRIIEPLIAFSIAFVAIENLLPNQSIKRKSIIVFLFGLVHGLGFASMLKSFEMTNDNFVTTLISFNIGVELAQVIIVLSVVAVLLLLKIAKLNYRQLAVIPASFIIAFIGIYWGVERLTN, encoded by the coding sequence ATGAAATTTGTTTTTTTACTGTATTTATTGGCAGGCGTGTCAGTTGCTGATGTGGTTAAACCTGCGCTAGTGGAAATTTCAATTTATGCGGATAAAAAAGTCAGCGTTGTGATTGATTTAAGCCTTGAAGCGGCAATGACGGATATTGGCACTCAATATAAAAATACTACAGATGCACCAAGTTCGGCACAATATGATACACTTCGTGCGCTAGCACCTGAGGCATTGCAGGCACGCTTTAAGGCTTTTGAGTCTAAATTTTTAAGCCATATTTTATTAACTATTAATAAAAAACCTCAGCACTTAAAACTCGTTTCAACAAAGATTGACATTGTGGGTTACAAAAAACGCCCGAGAAAAACGCTACTTACTTACTCAACCCAACTAAGCGAATGGCCAAAAACTCTCTCATGGCAATACAACAAATCCTATGGCGACAGCGCATTACGCCATCAAATATATAAAAAAGATGAATATAATTGGAGCCAATGGCGTTGGTTGCGTAACGGTGTATCAAGTGGCATAATTGATATTAACCACCCGCAACCAATGACAACTGTGCAAACAATATTGCAATTTATCAATATTGGTTTCAACCATGTTATTCCCTTAGGGCTTGATCATATTTTATTTATTATCGGCATGGCACTTTCCTCACTCTTGTGGCAAAGACTGTTATTGCTAGTGAGCACTTTTACCCTAGCACACACCTTAACACTAGGTTTGGCAATGTTAGGCATTATAGAAATATCAGGGCGGATTATTGAGCCGTTAATCGCCTTTTCTATTGCGTTTGTAGCAATTGAAAACTTACTGCCTAACCAATCTATTAAACGCAAAAGCATCATTGTATTTTTATTCGGTTTGGTTCATGGATTGGGTTTTGCCAGTATGCTTAAATCTTTTGAAATGACGAATGACAATTTTGTAACTACCTTAATCAGTTTTAATATTGGCGTTGAATTGGCACAAGTTATTATCGTTCTAAGTGTTGTTGCTGTTCTATTATTGCTCAAAATAGCCAAACTTAATTATCGACAACTTGCTGTTATCCCAGCATCATTCATCATAGCATTTATTGGTATTTACTGGGGTGTAGAACGATTAACAAACTAG
- a CDS encoding DUF4395 domain-containing protein, which produces MITLIKNTFKNLWFRDVGEESIHINNTAVRIRAGMLLIIPIYMVFTLIDVVYGSSWDVVLNTTSVDTLETNWDDRIVYQVEAVKRVYEYGFQTKLLIYALIEMLLGMSIIGSRFSPTILLASFLATGRKSEWGPIGPKRCAWMLGSSFISVCIIFFNPDAVALWVNSLLGTNIPADENYIPSWLALNLVWMCLLFMWLEAIVGFCVGCKIYALLVKIGIVNRHCNACENIDWDKINRKKQAKIDKKQNK; this is translated from the coding sequence ATGATAACCTTGATTAAAAATACTTTTAAAAACCTTTGGTTTCGTGATGTAGGCGAGGAATCTATTCATATTAATAACACCGCAGTACGCATTCGTGCGGGTATGTTATTGATTATCCCCATTTATATGGTTTTTACTTTGATTGATGTGGTGTATGGCTCGTCATGGGATGTGGTGCTTAATACCACTTCTGTTGATACGCTTGAGACTAATTGGGATGACCGTATCGTTTATCAAGTAGAGGCAGTGAAGCGTGTTTATGAATATGGTTTTCAGACTAAATTATTAATTTATGCTTTGATTGAAATGTTGCTGGGTATGTCCATTATTGGCTCACGATTTTCTCCCACGATTTTATTGGCCAGTTTTTTGGCTACTGGTAGGAAATCTGAATGGGGTCCTATTGGCCCTAAGCGTTGTGCCTGGATGCTGGGGTCAAGTTTTATTTCTGTGTGTATCATCTTTTTTAACCCAGACGCAGTTGCACTTTGGGTTAACAGTTTGTTAGGGACTAATATTCCTGCTGATGAAAATTACATTCCTTCTTGGCTAGCGTTAAACTTAGTGTGGATGTGTTTGTTATTTATGTGGTTAGAGGCAATTGTAGGTTTTTGTGTCGGCTGTAAAATTTATGCATTATTGGTCAAAATAGGCATTGTTAATCGCCATTGTAATGCCTGTGAAAATATTGACTGGGATAAGATTAATCGCAAAAAACAAGCAAAAATAGACAAAAAACAAAATAAATAA
- a CDS encoding 5'-nucleotidase C-terminal domain-containing protein: MALTRRDFIKVLGAGSTAGLIGGCGNDADKLATQENKYEVAKTGNARILHITDTHGNLLPNYFREPNVNLGFGSTFGQLPHVVGNKLLKQIGVKPGSPEAYAFTYNNFEELAAKYGKTGGFGQIKTVLDSLRESAGGVQNTLTVDGGDTWQGSGTSLWTRGADMVEACNMLGVDVMVGHWEFTYKEEETLKNIGFFKGDFLGQNVRILEDALLGDKYISMTEKYDGRGLYNEDDALPFKPYVIKNVGGHRIAVIGQAFPRTSNANPQKYFFPDWSFGLREDEMIELVADIRANEKPDAVILVSHNGMDVDIKMASRISGIDAIFGGHTHDGMPKPIEVKNAGGTTVVTNAGCSGKYIGVMDLDIKDHKVVGYNYKMLPIITNLIKPDAAMVSYINKMRQTKYDRNVVEARSSTMSNNPKRVGKTFDAILTEKLCTTEQTLYRRGNFMGTWDQVLVNSLREEHNADFAMSAGVRWGTSVPAGHDVTMEDLMTNTSMTYGETYVNELKGAQLKDILEGIAENLFVQDPYLQSGGDMVRIGGLDYTIDPAKSLGNRISNIVDDEGTAIDPNKSYKVSGWAQVGSVGNGRLMWDVAADYLRKQKHLNLKKVNHPTIKGVKNNPGIENYSGKII; encoded by the coding sequence ATGGCTTTGACGCGTAGAGATTTTATAAAGGTTTTGGGTGCTGGTTCGACGGCTGGCTTGATTGGTGGTTGTGGCAATGATGCAGATAAGTTAGCTACTCAGGAAAATAAGTATGAGGTGGCAAAAACAGGTAATGCGCGTATTTTGCATATTACTGATACCCATGGTAATTTATTGCCGAATTATTTCCGTGAGCCAAATGTTAATTTAGGTTTTGGCTCAACTTTTGGGCAATTGCCTCATGTAGTGGGTAATAAGTTACTCAAACAAATTGGCGTTAAACCCGGTTCACCTGAAGCGTATGCTTTTACTTACAATAATTTTGAAGAATTGGCGGCTAAATACGGCAAAACGGGTGGCTTTGGTCAGATTAAAACTGTTTTAGATTCGTTGCGTGAGAGTGCAGGTGGTGTGCAGAATACACTTACCGTTGATGGGGGTGATACTTGGCAAGGCTCTGGCACATCGCTTTGGACGCGGGGTGCCGATATGGTTGAGGCGTGTAATATGCTGGGAGTGGATGTGATGGTTGGGCATTGGGAATTCACCTACAAAGAAGAAGAGACACTTAAGAATATTGGTTTTTTTAAAGGGGATTTTCTGGGTCAAAATGTGCGCATTTTAGAAGACGCTTTGCTGGGTGATAAATACATTTCTATGACGGAAAAATATGATGGCAGAGGACTTTATAACGAGGACGACGCTCTACCATTTAAGCCTTATGTGATTAAAAATGTGGGCGGACATCGTATTGCAGTCATTGGACAAGCCTTTCCTAGAACTTCAAACGCCAATCCACAAAAATACTTTTTCCCAGATTGGTCATTTGGCTTGCGTGAAGATGAGATGATTGAACTGGTGGCTGATATTCGTGCAAATGAAAAGCCTGATGCGGTGATTTTGGTTTCTCATAATGGCATGGATGTGGATATTAAAATGGCATCACGCATTAGTGGTATTGATGCGATTTTTGGTGGTCATACGCATGACGGTATGCCAAAACCTATTGAAGTAAAAAATGCAGGTGGGACAACCGTGGTAACTAATGCAGGGTGTTCGGGTAAGTATATTGGGGTGATGGATTTGGATATTAAAGACCATAAAGTGGTTGGCTATAACTATAAGATGTTGCCCATTATTACCAATTTGATTAAGCCTGATGCAGCGATGGTGTCATATATTAATAAAATGCGTCAAACCAAATACGACCGCAATGTGGTTGAAGCACGCAGTAGTACAATGAGCAACAATCCAAAGCGTGTTGGTAAAACTTTTGATGCAATTTTGACCGAAAAACTTTGTACCACTGAGCAAACCCTTTATCGCCGTGGTAACTTTATGGGGACTTGGGATCAAGTGTTGGTTAATTCATTGCGTGAAGAACATAACGCAGACTTTGCCATGTCAGCTGGCGTGCGTTGGGGTACCAGCGTACCAGCAGGGCATGATGTTACTATGGAAGATTTAATGACCAATACTTCAATGACTTACGGCGAAACTTATGTTAATGAATTAAAAGGTGCGCAACTTAAAGACATCTTAGAAGGTATTGCAGAAAACTTATTTGTGCAAGACCCATATTTACAGTCAGGTGGCGATATGGTGCGTATAGGTGGGTTGGATTACACAATTGATCCTGCTAAAAGTTTGGGTAATCGCATCAGCAATATTGTTGATGACGAGGGGACGGCGATTGACCCAAATAAATCTTATAAAGTATCGGGTTGGGCGCAAGTTGGTTCGGTGGGCAATGGTCGTTTAATGTGGGATGTGGCAGCAGATTATCTCCGCAAACAAAAACATCTTAATCTTAAAAAAGTCAATCATCCAACCATTAAAGGCGTAAAAAATAATCCAGGTATTGAAAATTATTCAGGAAAAATCATTTAA
- a CDS encoding C39 family peptidase, giving the protein MYDFSCGVAALTTLFNYQFGRNTKEQKLLLGYLKSLSKKRQNKITELGLSLFELKEIGEYSGFQVYVVRIPFQGLVKTNKPALVYIENEKFKHFVVFRGFKQGKVFLADSSIGNRSILPKDFIKLWKGTAALFLVSNKEKDLNILDIHNKELIFPQYRAIEGMLR; this is encoded by the coding sequence CTGTACGATTTTAGTTGTGGTGTGGCTGCGTTAACGACACTATTCAATTATCAATTTGGTAGGAATACTAAGGAGCAAAAACTTTTACTTGGTTATTTAAAAAGTCTGTCGAAAAAACGGCAGAACAAAATAACAGAGCTTGGACTTTCTCTTTTTGAGTTAAAAGAAATCGGAGAATACTCTGGGTTCCAAGTTTATGTTGTTAGAATTCCATTTCAAGGCTTGGTAAAAACAAATAAACCGGCGTTGGTTTATATTGAAAATGAAAAGTTCAAGCACTTTGTCGTGTTTCGTGGATTTAAGCAAGGTAAAGTTTTTCTAGCCGACTCTTCAATTGGTAATCGTTCGATCCTTCCCAAAGATTTTATAAAATTGTGGAAAGGAACCGCAGCGTTGTTTCTTGTCAGTAACAAAGAAAAAGATTTGAATATCTTAGATATTCATAATAAAGAATTAATTTTCCCTCAATATAGAGCAATAGAGGGCATGTTGAGATAA